A single genomic interval of Patescibacteria group bacterium harbors:
- the rsmA gene encoding 16S rRNA (adenine(1518)-N(6)/adenine(1519)-N(6))-dimethyltransferase RsmA — protein MDLLERTKKICKLYDIWPSRSKGQNFLITESIYDKIVAAADLSKDDIVLEVGPGLGFLTAKLAKAAKRVIAVELDDKLAAYLRDAISAGDVSNVEIVNENILDVQVVEFFSKFQIPNSKFRIVANLPYNITSVFLRKFLSNEPRPESMVLMLQKEVAQRICAKPGDMSLLALSVQFYADPEIIEIVPKNNFWPAPKVDSAIIKIRVKREERKDVEEKNFFRLAKFGFSAKRKMLKNNLAGGLRIKPAEAEAILVKAGFNPKIRAEDLGVGDWRKIVEQRT, from the coding sequence ATGGATTTATTAGAAAGAACCAAGAAAATATGCAAACTGTATGATATCTGGCCTTCCCGTTCCAAGGGTCAGAATTTTTTAATTACCGAAAGTATTTATGATAAAATAGTCGCGGCGGCGGATTTATCCAAAGATGATATTGTTTTGGAAGTCGGTCCGGGCTTGGGATTCCTTACCGCCAAACTGGCCAAGGCGGCCAAGCGGGTGATCGCCGTGGAATTGGACGATAAACTCGCCGCCTATCTTCGCGACGCGATTTCCGCCGGTGATGTCAGTAACGTGGAAATAGTCAACGAAAATATCCTTGATGTTCAGGTTGTGGAATTTTTTTCCAAATTCCAAATTCCAAATTCCAAATTCCGCATTGTTGCCAACCTTCCTTATAATATAACATCGGTATTTTTACGAAAATTTCTGTCCAACGAACCGCGGCCCGAATCCATGGTTTTGATGCTGCAAAAAGAAGTGGCCCAGCGCATCTGCGCCAAGCCTGGTGATATGTCGCTCCTTGCCCTGTCAGTGCAATTTTACGCCGATCCGGAAATAATCGAAATTGTCCCGAAAAATAATTTTTGGCCCGCGCCGAAAGTGGACTCAGCCATCATTAAGATAAGAGTTAAGAGAGAAGAGAGAAAAGATGTCGAAGAAAAAAATTTTTTCCGGCTGGCGAAGTTCGGGTTTTCGGCCAAGCGCAAGATGCTGAAGAATAATTTGGCCGGCGGCCTGCGGATCAAACCGGCCGAGGCGGAAGCGATTTTGGTTAAAGCCGGTTTTAATCCCAAGATAAGAGCGGAAGATCTGGGAGTTGGAGATTGGCGGAAGATAGTAGAACAACGAACATAG
- a CDS encoding thioredoxin domain-containing protein codes for MSKKTIAVIVFAAIIVVGALIAHFTAPAKPTETAQKFVVPDRPADYSFGTTTPKITIVEFADFACPYCRNDYTVVREIGYKYKKSVKIIFKDFPLHGNSLDLAQAARCAGEQGFFWPMHDKLFALQGQFATSSLIDLAISVGANKTVFTNCLSSNKYLDDIRADYADGQSLGVAGTPTFFINGYKLAGEIPADKFEEIIQRFLK; via the coding sequence ATGAGTAAAAAAACGATCGCGGTCATTGTTTTCGCGGCGATAATTGTTGTTGGCGCGCTGATCGCGCATTTTACGGCGCCGGCCAAACCAACGGAAACGGCGCAAAAATTCGTGGTGCCGGATCGGCCGGCCGATTATTCTTTCGGCACCACCACGCCGAAAATCACTATTGTTGAATTCGCCGATTTTGCCTGCCCCTATTGCCGCAACGACTATACTGTCGTCAGGGAAATCGGCTATAAATATAAAAAATCAGTCAAAATAATTTTTAAAGATTTTCCTTTGCACGGCAACTCGCTTGATCTGGCTCAAGCCGCCCGCTGCGCCGGCGAACAGGGATTTTTCTGGCCGATGCATGATAAATTATTCGCCTTGCAAGGCCAATTCGCCACCAGCTCCCTCATTGATCTGGCGATCTCGGTGGGCGCCAATAAAACCGTCTTTACCAATTGCTTATCGAGCAATAAATATTTAGATGACATCAGGGCTGATTATGCCGACGGCCAATCTTTAGGAGTAGCGGGTACGCCCACTTTTTTCATCAATGGCTATAAGTTGGCCGGAGAAATTCCGGCCGACAAGTTTGAAGAAATAATCCAGCGGTTTTTAAAGTAA
- a CDS encoding exodeoxyribonuclease III produces the protein MKIFSWNVNGIRAVVKKGFTDFLKKERPDILCLQEIKISADARNKEIFDFAGYQEFWHSALRPGYSGTMTLVKDDLVIAKSGNSQVLTHPVSRGSDSRKPTPSGQGPSTPPEEGNSHPSREGNKLIGLIDFPDDPEGRVQILEFAKFYLANVYFPNANHELSRLDFKLKFNDRLLKFLKKLEKTKPLVVCGDYNVAHEPIDLFHPKENEGNAGYTEEERDWMTKFLKAGFVDTFRAQNPNKAQYSWWSFRMNVRARNIGWRIDYFCVSWYLFKSVKSSFIMDKIQGSDHCPVGIELK, from the coding sequence ATGAAGATTTTTTCTTGGAATGTAAATGGTATAAGAGCGGTAGTAAAAAAAGGCTTTACGGATTTTTTAAAGAAAGAAAGACCCGATATTTTATGTTTGCAGGAAATCAAGATTTCCGCTGACGCGCGCAATAAGGAAATTTTTGATTTTGCCGGCTATCAGGAATTCTGGCATTCGGCTCTGCGGCCCGGCTATTCGGGGACGATGACTTTGGTCAAGGACGATCTTGTCATTGCGAAGAGCGGAAACTCCCAAGTTTTAACACACCCCGTCTCGCGCGGCAGTGATTCTCGGAAACCCACCCCGTCCGGCCAGGGGCCGTCCACCCCTCCCGAGGAGGGGAATAGCCACCCCTCCCGAGAGGGGAATAAATTAATTGGGCTCATAGATTTTCCCGACGACCCGGAGGGGCGGGTGCAGATTTTGGAATTCGCTAAATTCTATCTGGCCAATGTTTATTTTCCGAACGCCAATCATGAATTGTCGCGGCTGGATTTTAAATTGAAATTCAATGACCGCTTGTTGAAATTTTTGAAGAAGTTGGAAAAGACCAAGCCGTTAGTTGTCTGCGGCGATTATAACGTCGCTCATGAGCCGATCGATCTTTTCCATCCCAAAGAGAACGAAGGCAACGCCGGCTATACGGAGGAAGAGCGGGACTGGATGACTAAGTTCTTAAAAGCCGGTTTTGTCGATACTTTCCGCGCCCAAAATCCTAATAAGGCGCAATATTCCTGGTGGAGTTTCCGGATGAACGTCCGAGCGCGTAATATCGGCTGGCGTATTGACTATTTTTGCGTTTCGTGGTATCTTTTTAAGTCAGTTAAAAGTTCTTTCATAATGGATAAAATACAAGGTTCTGACCATTGCCCGGTCGGGATCGAATTAAAATAA
- a CDS encoding class I tRNA ligase family protein: MQDKFDHKGIENKWHGVWEEEKIYLTPSASLGAGGEDKARPKYYVLDMFPYPSGAGLHVGHPKGYIATDILARMKMMSGFNVLHPIGWDAFGLPAENYALKNKVHPRIATEKNIATFKSQLEKIGLTYDWEREINTTDPEYYKWTQWAFIKMWEKGLAYESTEPIIWCPTCQTGLAMEDLENGKCERCESEVVRKPMRQWVIKITDYAERLLNDLDKLSGWEDSIKEMQRNWIGRSEGAEVKFEVRSKKAEEKKSPLACPAKRSDAWERGGAAAATGCVTVFTTRPDTLFGCTYVVLAPEHPEIGNWKLEIGNWKEVESYINEAKKKTDLQRTDLNKDKFGVKLEGVMAVNPANQEEVPVFIADYVLPNYGTGAIMAVPAHDQRDFEFAQKYDLPIRTVVTTNKDNIVGVGAMIETKEGKFLFQRRDKKTDRNPGMLSFFGGGTENNEDTKETLKREIKEELNLEIKNNFVLLNKFESINHPGRFLDLFYVNNVDEENMKLGEGAAIEKFDLAEALQRDDVTPFTKNVIKYLQDKKCFTEEGINENSDFLDGLKTVEAKKKMIEWLEKEGKGKRKINYKLNDWVFSRQRYWGEPIPMVHCEKCGTVPVAEKDLPVRLPEVEHYEPTGTGESPLANITEWVNTTCPKCGGPAKRETNTMPQWAGSSWYYLRYIDPKNNQALVDKEKEKYWSPVDFYVGGAEHATRHLIYARFWHKFLFDIGVVNYEEPFAKFTHVGLIMAEDGRKMSKRWGNVINPDDIIEKFGADAMRVYEMFMGPFTQSCAWSTNGLTGARKFLDKVWVIAENSPLERGGAPLARRGVLTPDSTKEIKSLLHKTIKKVSEDIADFKFNTCISAMMILSNMIEVATTPDPSLERRGIGKEDFAKFIQILAPFAPHLAEEIWREKLGNKESVFKSAWPEYDKELIKDETVNLVVQVNGKLRATISVPAGISKDEARDLVLKNENVKKWLAGKKVTRDIYVPDKLFNIVVVESFDMKSLANPNS; this comes from the coding sequence ATGCAAGACAAATTCGATCATAAAGGAATTGAAAACAAGTGGCACGGGGTCTGGGAAGAAGAAAAGATCTATCTGACCCCCTCGGCTTCGCTCGGGGCAGGCGGCGAGGATAAAGCCAGGCCGAAATATTATGTTTTGGATATGTTTCCTTATCCTTCGGGCGCCGGGTTGCATGTCGGCCATCCCAAAGGTTATATCGCCACGGATATTTTGGCGCGGATGAAAATGATGAGCGGTTTTAATGTTTTGCATCCGATTGGCTGGGACGCTTTCGGCTTGCCGGCGGAAAATTACGCTCTAAAGAATAAAGTTCATCCGCGGATCGCCACCGAAAAAAATATCGCCACCTTCAAGAGCCAATTGGAAAAGATCGGCCTGACTTATGATTGGGAGCGGGAAATAAATACTACTGACCCGGAATATTATAAATGGACGCAATGGGCTTTCATCAAGATGTGGGAAAAAGGCTTGGCTTATGAATCGACCGAGCCGATCATCTGGTGTCCGACTTGCCAGACCGGGCTGGCGATGGAAGATCTGGAAAACGGCAAATGCGAGCGCTGCGAATCCGAAGTGGTGCGCAAACCGATGCGCCAATGGGTGATCAAGATTACTGATTATGCCGAGCGATTATTGAACGATTTGGATAAGCTTTCCGGCTGGGAAGATTCGATTAAAGAAATGCAACGCAACTGGATCGGGCGTTCGGAAGGAGCCGAAGTGAAGTTTGAAGTAAGAAGTAAGAAGGCAGAAGAAAAAAAGTCCCCCCTTGCTTGCCCCGCAAAGCGAAGCGATGCGTGGGAGAGGGGTGGCGCCGCCGCGGCGACGGGGTGTGTGACGGTTTTTACAACTCGTCCCGATACTTTGTTCGGTTGTACTTATGTGGTTTTGGCGCCGGAACATCCGGAAATTGGAAATTGGAAATTGGAAATTGGAAATTGGAAAGAAGTTGAAAGTTATATTAATGAAGCCAAGAAAAAAACTGATCTTCAACGTACTGATTTAAACAAGGATAAGTTTGGAGTAAAGCTTGAGGGCGTGATGGCAGTCAATCCGGCGAATCAGGAAGAAGTGCCGGTGTTCATCGCCGATTATGTCCTGCCGAATTATGGCACGGGCGCGATCATGGCCGTGCCGGCGCATGATCAGCGCGATTTTGAATTCGCGCAAAAATATGATTTGCCGATTAGAACTGTCGTCACAACTAATAAAGATAATATTGTTGGTGTCGGCGCGATGATCGAAACGAAAGAAGGAAAATTTTTATTTCAAAGACGAGATAAAAAAACTGATCGGAATCCGGGCATGCTGTCTTTTTTTGGCGGTGGCACAGAAAATAATGAAGACACCAAAGAAACGTTAAAACGAGAAATAAAGGAAGAATTAAACTTGGAAATAAAAAACAATTTTGTTTTATTGAATAAATTCGAAAGTATTAATCATCCCGGAAGATTTTTAGATCTTTTTTACGTTAATAATGTTGACGAGGAAAACATGAAGCTTGGTGAAGGAGCGGCGATTGAAAAATTTGATTTAGCAGAAGCTTTACAGCGCGACGATGTTACGCCGTTTACAAAAAATGTCATAAAATATTTGCAAGATAAAAAATGTTTTACCGAAGAAGGCATAAATGAGAATTCCGATTTTCTCGATGGCTTAAAAACAGTCGAGGCGAAGAAGAAGATGATCGAGTGGCTGGAAAAAGAGGGGAAGGGGAAAAGAAAAATTAATTACAAATTGAATGACTGGGTTTTTTCAAGACAGAGATATTGGGGCGAGCCGATCCCGATGGTGCATTGCGAGAAGTGCGGGACCGTGCCGGTTGCGGAAAAAGATCTGCCGGTGCGCTTGCCCGAAGTTGAACATTATGAACCGACCGGAACAGGGGAATCGCCTTTGGCAAATATCACTGAATGGGTAAATACGACCTGCCCGAAATGCGGCGGCCCGGCCAAGCGCGAAACCAATACTATGCCGCAATGGGCCGGTTCGTCTTGGTATTATTTAAGATATATTGATCCGAAAAATAATCAGGCCTTAGTTGATAAAGAGAAAGAAAAATATTGGTCGCCGGTGGATTTTTACGTCGGCGGCGCCGAGCATGCTACGCGCCATCTTATTTACGCGCGCTTTTGGCATAAATTTTTGTTTGATATCGGCGTAGTGAATTACGAAGAGCCGTTTGCCAAATTTACTCATGTCGGCTTGATCATGGCCGAAGATGGGCGGAAAATGTCCAAGCGCTGGGGCAATGTCATTAATCCGGATGATATAATAGAAAAATTCGGCGCGGACGCGATGCGCGTTTATGAAATGTTTATGGGACCATTCACTCAATCTTGCGCCTGGAGCACCAACGGCTTGACCGGCGCGCGTAAATTTTTGGATAAGGTATGGGTCATTGCGGAAAATTCCCCTCTCGAGAGGGGTGGCGCGCCCCTGGCGCGACGGGGTGTGTTAACGCCGGATAGCACTAAAGAAATTAAATCCTTGCTTCATAAAACAATCAAAAAGGTTTCCGAAGATATCGCGGACTTTAAATTTAACACTTGCATTTCGGCAATGATGATTTTGTCCAATATGATTGAGGTGGCAACCACCCCTGACCCCTCCTTGGAAAGGAGGGGGATTGGCAAAGAAGATTTTGCTAAATTCATCCAGATTCTCGCGCCGTTCGCGCCGCATCTGGCTGAAGAAATCTGGCGGGAGAAATTAGGCAATAAAGAAAGCGTTTTCAAATCCGCCTGGCCTGAATATGATAAAGAATTGATCAAAGATGAAACGGTAAATTTGGTAGTGCAGGTTAACGGAAAATTGCGCGCGACTATCTCCGTTCCCGCGGGAATTTCTAAAGATGAAGCCAGGGATTTGGTTTTAAAAAATGAGAATGTAAAAAAATGGCTGGCAGGGAAAAAAGTGACGAGGGATATTTATGTTCCAGACAAACTTTTTAATATCGTGGTTGTCGAATCTTTTGATATGAAGAGCCTTGCAAATCCTAATTCGTGA